CCTTGGGTCATCAAGCATGGTTTCATATTGATCCGCATGAAGTACCTGGATGTCAGCATGTACACTTTGCACTTCTTCCAGTTCAAAAGGTTGATCATCCACAAACAGAATGGCATCCATGCCGATATTAATGTTCTGCTGAATCCGCTGAACAGAGACGGACTTCGCATCCCAATGGATTTCGGGATACAGAAAATATTCGGCGATGCCCAGTTCGTTTAGTTTCGCCCAAGCTAGCTCTGCATCATTTTTACTGGCAACAGAGTGCAAAATACCTCGCTGGTCCAGTTTTTCAATCACCTCCTTTAAGCCCAGCTTCAGTTGCACATCTGCAGATTCAAGCAAAACCCCATCCCATATGGTGTGGTCCAGATCCCAAACAATACACTTGATATCCTTGAGCTTTTCCATGGTCATGCCACCCTTCATCTTAGTAGGCATAGAATCCTTGACCCGTCTTCCGCCCCCACTGTCCTGCATCAACCATTTTCTGCAACATCGGACAGCATCGGAATTTGGGGTCCTGATAGCTGTCGTACAATACTTTCAATGAATGCACGACCGTATCCAGACCAATCAGATCCGCCGTCTCCAGCGGCCCCATCTGATAATTGAAGCCCTTCTTCATAATGGCGTCCACCTGCTCGGGTGTAGCGATTCCATCCTGTACAATGTACGCCGCTTCATTCATTAACAAGTGCGAGAGGCGATTAGAGACAAACCCGGGCAGATCCTCTATGACAACTGGACTTTTATCAAGAGTTTCCAAAAACGCTACCATCTCATGTTCCGTAACCTGCGTTGTATGATGTCCTTTGATCACCTCCACCATGGATTTAACGGGAACCGGATTCATCAGATGCACCCCAATGACTCGGCCTGGGTCAGGCAAAAATGAAGCGAGCTTTGTCACGGAAATACAGCTTGTATTTAGCGCAAATAAAGCATCCGGACGAGCCCTGTGGTATAGTCGTGCGTAAACTTCCTTTTTCAACTCCAGGTTTTCGGTTACATTTTCAATAATGATACTTGCCTCTTCCACACCTTCATCTTGTGTCTGGAACGAGATTCGTTCCATGATCTGATCCAGGGGCACCTGACCGTACCCTTGCTTCAGAAAGCAAGCTGAACGATATTCACGACGTATAACATCAGGGGCATGTTCGATGACCGACGCCGAAATATCCTGCAAAATCACACGATAACCAGCCCTCGCGACATCCAGTGCTGTGGCGCATCCCATCACCCCTGCGCCAATGATTGCAATGAGTCGATTATGCATACCTAATCACCTCCTTATTGAGCTACCATTAGATCAGCTCGTCGTAGATCTCTTTCATTTCTGCAAGTGCTGCAGGGACACGCTCACCGAACCAGGCAACATCTTGCATATCAAGCAGGATATTCGGATACATCCGCGAGAGCGTAGATACCAGAACACCGTGCTCAGCAAGCTTGCTATTTAACAAAATATCAAAAGACATCAATTCAAACGTATATTCAGCCGTATCCGTAAGCGGCTCCGTACAGCAGTGATAAGAAGCACAGCCAGACGGCCCTTGAACAATTAAAGGCAGACCTACCTTCACTGCTTCCTGGCAGAGTATGTCATGCATCATCTCAGCGTGGCGGTTCATGCTGTGCATCGCCTGACCTCCATTGCGTCCCAACATTTCCAGCGTAGCTTTTACAGCAGCTGTACCTAATGGATAGCCATTAAACGTACCCGCATGAATTACTTTTTTGTCTACAAGTAACTTCATGATATCCGCTCGGCCAACCAGGGCTGACACCGGAACTCCGCCACCCGCGATTGCCTTCCCAAGTGTGGTCAGATCGGGCGTTACACCGAATAACTGTTGGGCACCACCGAGACCCATACGGAATCCTGTTATAATCTCATCAAAAATGAGCACGACCTGGTACTGATCACATAACTGTCTGACTTTTTGCAGATAACCCGGAGCAGGCATGACTCCGCCTCCATTTACACAAACCGGCTCCATGATTACTGCTGCAATGTCGTCTCCATGCTGGCGAAATAGTTCCTCCAGACGGGCTGCGTCATTCCATGGCACGAGGTAGGATTGAGATTCCATGGCATCCCTTGCCCTCCCCTTTGTTCCTTTCATGTCACCAGGATAGTCTGAAGGTACCGGCAAACCTGTACGTGCAGTCTTACCACCCATAATATTGTCCGCATTGCCATGATAATGGCCTTCAAAACGTACAAAGCGATTTTTACCTGTCCACGCCCGGGCAAGACGAAGTGCATTCTGGACAATCTCCGTACCTGATAACCCAAAACGAATCATCTCTGCTGAAGGTACATATTGATGGATCAGTTCCAGAGCCTCTGCATCCAGATCGCAATGACTTACGGAAAGAACACGGTCAATGGTATCCTTCAGACACTCGTTATACTCCTCGTTGCCGTGGCCAACAATGAGGGCACCAAAGCGGGCATATAAATCCAAATACTCGTTGCCGTTCATGTCCGTCACTCTGCTTCGGGAAGCATGCTTGAAATGGAGCGGCGTCTCTTCCCAAGGAAGGTGAAAATTATAGTGCACACCGCCAGGCAGCCATTGTTTCACCCGCTGATTGTACTGCATCATCTCCGTGATCATCCCTTATCGCCTCCCCCACTTGTCTGGTTTACTGCTTCATATCGCTCCAGTAACCTGGACCGATCTTGCGGATCATCCAGCGAATAGGCTGCAGGCAAGGTCTTATTCTCAGCCAGCATATTTCTTATGCTCTGGCCTGGACCGATATCGATCCATACCGTCGCTCCCAGATTTTGAATGCGTGCCAATGCCTGATTCCAGCGAATGGGTTGCAAAAGCTGGCTACTCAGCAGCTTAGGAATGTCCTCGGCTCCGCGAATGAACTCCCCATGTACTGTAGAGCAGATGGGAAACACCGGTGCAGAGAAGGAAATCCCTGCAAGCATCTCTTCAAGCTCAGGCTGAATGAACTGCATCAACTCGCTATGATAAGGTGCATCTGCCTTCATTGGCATCATGCGAAAAGGAATGAATTCCCCACCGTAGCCATCCACCTGATCATCCAGCATTTGAAGCCCCTTCGCAGTACCTGCGACGACAAACTGTCCCGGTGAATTATAACCGGAGATCGTCGCATACTCGTTCTGACGAATATTCTCGACTAATTCTTCAAGCGCTTCTTGGGTTACATCAACAACAATACCCGCTCTTCCTTTTTGCTCCTGAATGGAGCGATGCATCAACGCACCACGCTGAGTTGTAAAACGGATTCCATCAGCAAATCGCAATGCTCCCGCCGCTACTAAAGCCGAAATCTCCCCCAAACTGTGACCTACTGCATAATCTGGAGTCATTCCTGTTCGGCGAACAAATGAATCAAATAAAACGTAGCTTGCTGTCAGTACAGCAGGCTGAGCATATTCAGAGACCGTCAATTGATCCAGGGTCCCTTCCATAACCAGTGCCTTCAAATCAAATCCGATCACCTCGCTCGCTTCCGCAAAGATCTGATTCGCCTCCGGCTCACTGTGCAACAACTCGCTGCACATTCCGATATACTGGCTTCCCTGGCCGGGAAATAGCGCACAGAACGTCATACGCTACCGCCACGCTTGTAATAGACTTTTAATCCGTAATGCGAGATCATCTCCTGCTGCATCTGAGAAGAACCTTCAATAATCTCCAGAATTTTGGCTTCCTTATACAGCCTGGCAACAGGATATTGGTTACTAATTCCGTTCGCACCATGAACCTGTAGCGCATCACTTGCAACTTCAACAGCAACTTTGGACGTAAAATATTTGGCGATCGTTGTCTCCATGGCGGCCTGCGGGTCCTTGGCTTCTCTCAGCTCGGCTGCCCGTAAACATAATGCTCGTGCTGCATGGACTTTTGTCACCGCATCTCCAATCATGCCGCGAATCAGCTGAAAATGGCTCAGCTTCTGATCAAATTGCTTCCGCTTTCTTGAGTAAGTCACCATGGCATCCAGCGCTTCCTGCGCAATCGCCAGCCCTGCCCAGGCTATGCTATATCTCCCCTGGTCCAGCGCCCCGGTTACGATGTACTCAAAACCTTCATTCAGACGTCCAATAATGTGATTCTTTGGTACACGCACCTCATGGAGATCAATCTCAGCTATACCTGTCTCTCCCGCAACCATGACACCTTCAATAGGTTTGGTCTGTACACCCTCAAACTGGCGTTCGACCCAAAAAGCAGTGCTTCGTCCCTGATTCGAGGCAATAATGATAAATACATCTGCCAGATGTCCAAACGTAATCCACTTCTTTTTTCCATTCAAAACATAACAGTCCGATTCTTCTCTCCACTCGGTCTTTACACTTTTGGCATCTGAACCAACTTCCGGTTCAGTCAGGCCAAAGGCAGCAATCCATTCTCCCTTCACCAACTTGGGTAGCCAGGACGATTTTTGCTCAGGCGTTCCGAAACGTACCAAAGTTTCACTTACAAGTGAAGTATGTACCGTTAACAAGCTGCGAACGGCTGGAAGAGCCTTGCCAAATACTTCAGTCAACAGCCCGTACGCCTTAGGACCGAGACCCATTCCGCCATATTCAGCCGGGATCGAGGCAGCCAAGTAACCTTTTTCAGCCATGGCACGGATCAATGTTCTGGGAATGGCTTGCTGCTCTTGAATCTGTCGAGCATAAGGACGAATTTCACGGGCAGCAAACAATTCAGCTTCATGAATGATCTCTTGCTCTACATCCACTTCAATCATTCGGCAACCCCCTCTTGAAGAAGAGATTCATTGAGATAGGCGGCGAACTCGGCAATTGTTTTGTATTCAAACAACGCAACCGGACTGATGTCAACTTGAAGATGCTTACGCGCACGATTAATGATCTTGAGCGCCTGCACAGATGAGACACCAATTTTCAAAAAATTCATCTCTTCATCGATGTCCTCTGGCTCCTGATTCAACGCTGCAGCAATCTCGCTTTTGAGAAAAAGCTCAATTTCTTCTTTTGTCATATCATGACCTCCGTTCCCTGATTCACATCTATCCAATGTACATACGGCTCGAATGGGTGTGCTGGCAGATGTACAATCTGGCCAGAGCCATTCGGATGTAACTGTTCCCAATCCAGCGCAGCACCACGTACATAAAGCTGTCCCAGCAATACAGCAAGCTGATCCTCCATGGTAAGTGTCGGCTCGGCAGACAGGCGGATGAAGCTCTCCTTGCCACTGTATTCAATCTGTTGCACTGTCTGATCTGCAGCAATCATAATTACAATGTCGGCGTTTGCCATCTTGCCAGGTGTGTCTTGCAGACTCTCTAACGTCACTCTGTTGTTCACTGGAATGGATTGGCTTGCATGAGCGTTGTGATATTCCTCGCCATCCAGATGTAAACGGGATACAAGCTCCTCTCCTGAAGCTATTCCTCGAATCTCTTGAATGGAAGGGACCAGACGTACAAGTGTCTCAAGCAAGGTCACCCAGTAGTTCAAGGTAGATACCGTATCTTCATTAGAAACGTCTGGCCTGATTACTTGGCGTGCTTCCGCTTCATCTTCTCCGCGAATCTCCTGCCCCCCAACCACAATATTGACACGAGCAGCTCGGTTTCTAGGCTTGAAGCCAAATTCCATCACTTCGATGTTCCACTCTCCGGTGGAGCTGACAGCTACTGCTGCACGATACCGATAATGTTTTCTATATCTGTTCCGGGTAAAACAAAGATCCTCTGGTGCCAGGTCCGCATGTTTCTTCACATATTGCTCCGTGTTATCAAT
This Paenibacillus xylanexedens DNA region includes the following protein-coding sequences:
- a CDS encoding 3-hydroxyacyl-CoA dehydrogenase family protein, giving the protein MHNRLIAIIGAGVMGCATALDVARAGYRVILQDISASVIEHAPDVIRREYRSACFLKQGYGQVPLDQIMERISFQTQDEGVEEASIIIENVTENLELKKEVYARLYHRARPDALFALNTSCISVTKLASFLPDPGRVIGVHLMNPVPVKSMVEVIKGHHTTQVTEHEMVAFLETLDKSPVVIEDLPGFVSNRLSHLLMNEAAYIVQDGIATPEQVDAIMKKGFNYQMGPLETADLIGLDTVVHSLKVLYDSYQDPKFRCCPMLQKMVDAGQWGRKTGQGFYAY
- a CDS encoding aspartate aminotransferase family protein, which codes for MITEMMQYNQRVKQWLPGGVHYNFHLPWEETPLHFKHASRSRVTDMNGNEYLDLYARFGALIVGHGNEEYNECLKDTIDRVLSVSHCDLDAEALELIHQYVPSAEMIRFGLSGTEIVQNALRLARAWTGKNRFVRFEGHYHGNADNIMGGKTARTGLPVPSDYPGDMKGTKGRARDAMESQSYLVPWNDAARLEELFRQHGDDIAAVIMEPVCVNGGGVMPAPGYLQKVRQLCDQYQVVLIFDEIITGFRMGLGGAQQLFGVTPDLTTLGKAIAGGGVPVSALVGRADIMKLLVDKKVIHAGTFNGYPLGTAAVKATLEMLGRNGGQAMHSMNRHAEMMHDILCQEAVKVGLPLIVQGPSGCASYHCCTEPLTDTAEYTFELMSFDILLNSKLAEHGVLVSTLSRMYPNILLDMQDVAWFGERVPAALAEMKEIYDELI
- a CDS encoding ACP S-malonyltransferase, which encodes MCSELLHSEPEANQIFAEASEVIGFDLKALVMEGTLDQLTVSEYAQPAVLTASYVLFDSFVRRTGMTPDYAVGHSLGEISALVAAGALRFADGIRFTTQRGALMHRSIQEQKGRAGIVVDVTQEALEELVENIRQNEYATISGYNSPGQFVVAGTAKGLQMLDDQVDGYGGEFIPFRMMPMKADAPYHSELMQFIQPELEEMLAGISFSAPVFPICSTVHGEFIRGAEDIPKLLSSQLLQPIRWNQALARIQNLGATVWIDIGPGQSIRNMLAENKTLPAAYSLDDPQDRSRLLERYEAVNQTSGGGDKG
- a CDS encoding acyl-CoA dehydrogenase family protein, giving the protein MIEVDVEQEIIHEAELFAAREIRPYARQIQEQQAIPRTLIRAMAEKGYLAASIPAEYGGMGLGPKAYGLLTEVFGKALPAVRSLLTVHTSLVSETLVRFGTPEQKSSWLPKLVKGEWIAAFGLTEPEVGSDAKSVKTEWREESDCYVLNGKKKWITFGHLADVFIIIASNQGRSTAFWVERQFEGVQTKPIEGVMVAGETGIAEIDLHEVRVPKNHIIGRLNEGFEYIVTGALDQGRYSIAWAGLAIAQEALDAMVTYSRKRKQFDQKLSHFQLIRGMIGDAVTKVHAARALCLRAAELREAKDPQAAMETTIAKYFTSKVAVEVASDALQVHGANGISNQYPVARLYKEAKILEIIEGSSQMQQEMISHYGLKVYYKRGGSV
- a CDS encoding acyl carrier protein; protein product: MTKEEIELFLKSEIAAALNQEPEDIDEEMNFLKIGVSSVQALKIINRARKHLQVDISPVALFEYKTIAEFAAYLNESLLQEGVAE